One genomic window of Phoenix dactylifera cultivar Barhee BC4 chromosome 6, palm_55x_up_171113_PBpolish2nd_filt_p, whole genome shotgun sequence includes the following:
- the LOC103707500 gene encoding pathogenesis-related thaumatin-like protein 3.5: METPLRGRLFFFFFIVGALWASERREAVATVFTLQNKCPYTVWPGTLSGNGAAVLGGGGFELPPNSAVSLTAPPGWSGRFWARTACVFPPSGVSGSCATGDCGGALRCSGGGAPPVTLAEFTLAGGGNGATKDFYDVSLVDGYNVGMGLRPTPASSGCQYAGCVADLNGRCPAELRVAGAAGETVACRSACEAFGGPEYCCTGDHGSPNTCGPTRYSQLFKAACPAAYSYAYDDATSTFTCSAADGYLITFCPEADD; this comes from the exons ATGGAGACTCCTCTCCGGGGCcgcctcttctttttcttcttcatcgtAG GGGCATTATGGGCATCCGAGAGGAGGGAGGCGGTAGCGACGGTGTTCACCCTCCAGAACAAGTGCCCCTACACGGTGTGGCCGGGCACATTGTCCGGCAACGGCGCAGCCGTGCTCGGCGGTGGGGGCTTCGAGCTGCCACCCAACTCCGCCGTCTCCCTCACCGCCCCGCCCGGCTGGTCCGGCCGATTCTGGGCTCGCACCGCCTGCGTCTTCCCCCCCTCGGGCGTATCCGGATCCTGCGCCACCGGCGACTGCGGCGGTGCCCTCCGCTGCTCCGGCGGCGGCGCCCCCCCTGTCACGCTCGCAGAATTCACCCTCGCCGGCGGCGGTAATGGCGCCACCAAGGATTTCTACGACGTGAGCCTGGTGGACGGGTACAACGTGGGGATGGGGCTGCGGCCGACGCCGGCGTCGAGCGGCTGCCAATACGCGGGGTGCGTGGCGGATCTCAACGGGCGGTGCCCGGCGGAGCTGCGGGTGGCGGGGGCGGCAGGGGAGACGGTGGCGTGCCGGAGTGCGTGCGAGGCGTTCGGGGGGCCCGAGTACTGCTGCACGGGGGATCACGGGTCCCCGAACACCTGCGGGCCCACGCGCTACTCCCAGCTCTTCAAGGCGGCGTGCCCCGCCGCCTACAGCTACGCCTACGACGACGCCACATCCACATTCACCTGCTCCGCCGCCGACGGCTACCTCATCACCTTCTGCCCCGAGGCCGATGATTAA